A portion of the Bactrocera neohumeralis isolate Rockhampton chromosome 2, APGP_CSIRO_Bneo_wtdbg2-racon-allhic-juicebox.fasta_v2, whole genome shotgun sequence genome contains these proteins:
- the LOC126751501 gene encoding uncharacterized protein LOC126751501 isoform X2: MRGIAIVFLAFLAYSSAYPLEEQQVSVLVPESSLQVEASEKDAVVPDASEIVQIVAVPVAEAVQSKAQQLLDVDAGVSASIEGARQARQFGYGGFGGFPGGGYGGFPGGGYGGYGGHRHGHRGGFFG; this comes from the exons ATGCGAGGAATCGCTATCGTTTTCTTAGCCTTTTTGGCTTATTCGAGCGCTTATCCGCTAGAGGAGCAACAGGTCAGTGTTCTAGTACCTGAAAGTTCGCTACAAGTGGAAGCTTCCGAAAAGGATGCAGTAGTACCCGACGCATCCGAAATTGTACAAATTGTAGCCGTGCCGGTAGCAGAAGCAGTGCAATCAAAGGCTCAGCAACTTTTGGATGTTGATGCGGGCGTTTCGGCAAGCATTGAAGGAGCTCGTCAAGCACGTCAGTTCGGTTATGGCGGATTCGGCGGCTTTCCCGGCGGAGGTTATGGCGGCTTTCCCGGCGGTGGTTATGGTG GCTACGGAGGCCATCGACATGGTCATCGTGGTGGAttttttggctaa
- the LOC126751495 gene encoding uncharacterized protein LOC126751495 — protein MKYSLLLVAGALLFVQFAHALPHMKRESVAVATHTQKSIHNSEGSSSEEDSPQAQLMIYTLAEIAKLSTWILEKGSIVIKNTVTELKEIPVKDELLQANITRMSEVAKDAGEFTLKEDEESILKLLLSMVNFATMMDDYENMPADSKLKHTLQTALENNGYNKFEGEFEEKVLQMAKNFDGAFGEYVKVLSPEEKIKQAKLLNWYDDFKAETDEEKKLDKFGEIFDHLS, from the exons ATGAAGTACTCGTTGTTGCTCGTAGCCGGCGCTTTGCTGTTTGTGCAA tTCGCCCATGCCCTGCCGCATATGAAGCGTGAGTCTGTCGCTGTTGCAACGCATACACAAAAGAGCATTCACAACTCTGAGGGATCCTCATCCGAAGAGGACAGCCCCCAAGCGCAACTGATGATTTACACTTTAGCCGAAATCGCTAAACTTTCCACCTGGATACTCGAAAAGGGCAGCATTGTGATTAAAAATACCGTGACCGAGTTGAAGGAGATCCCAGTTAAAGATGAGCTCTTACAAGCGAACATCACACGCATGTCTGAAGTTGCCAAGGATGCCGGTGAATTTACCCTGAAAGAAGATGAAGAGAGCATTCTGAAACTCCTCTTGTCGATGGTTAACTTTGCAACAATGATGGATGACTACGAGAATATGCCTGCCGATTCGAAACTGAAACACACCTTGCAAACAGCACTCGAAAACAACGGCTACAACAAGTTTGAGGGCGAGTTCGAAGAAAAAGTATTGCAGATGGCCAAGAACTTCGACGGGGCATTCGGTGAATATGTTAAGGTTTTGTCGCCAGAGGAAAAGATTAAGCAAGCCAAGTTACTTAACTGGTACGACGACTTCAAGGCCGAAACTGATGAAGAAAAGAAACTGGACAAGTTTGGCGAAATCTTTGACCACTTATCTTAA
- the LOC126751496 gene encoding uncharacterized protein LOC126751496 produces MKQIFIFIAGALLLLQSSHAFPRTKRSAEAVLALFQNSSSEEVDPKVQLVVTTLNDLVQISKWVLEKGSVVVNNAVKELEALPVQDELLRANITRMSKIGTESAQFKPEEDGQSILKLLDYMVSFAEMMADYENMPDDSKQKAALKTALENNGYNKLEKDYEEKVVQLTKDFDQEFGKYVSGLTPAEKVDEAKLLKWYDDYKAETDEDKKFDKFGDFFDQIS; encoded by the exons ATGAAgcagatatttatatttatcgcTGGCGCTCTACTGTTGCTGCAA TCATCGCACGCTTTTCCACGAACGAAACGTAGTGCTGAAGCTGTGCTTGCTCTCTTCCAAAACTCCTCCTCCGAAGAAGTGGATCCAAAAGTACAACTTGTGGTCACTACTTTGAACGATTTAGTACAAATATCGAAATGGGTGCTTGAAAAGGGTAGCGTAGTAGTTAATAATGCTGTTAAGGAACTGGAAGCTCTTCCAGTGCAAGATGAACTCCTGCGAGCAAACATAACACGCATGTCCAAAATTGGAACAGAGTCTGCTCAATTTAAGCCGGAAGAAGATGGGCAGAGCATCTTGAAGCTCTTAGATTATATGGTTAGTTTTGCCGAAATGATGGCGGACTATGAAAACATGCCTGACGATTCAAAGCAGAAGGCGGCATTGAAGACAGCTTTGGAAAATAATGGTTACAATAAGCTTGAGAAAGACTACGAGGAAAAAGTCGTACAACTCACTAAGGATTTCGACCAGGAATTCGGTAAATATGTCAGCGGACTAACACCAGCCGAAAAGGTGGATGAAGCCAAATTGCTGAAATGGTATGATGACTACAAAGCTGAAACTGATGAGGACAAGAAATTTGACAAATTCGGCGATTTCTTTGACCAAATATCCTAA
- the LOC126751501 gene encoding claw keratin-like isoform X1: MRGIAIVFLAFLAYSSAYPLEEQQVSVLVPESSLQVEASEKDAVVPDASEIVQIVAVPVAEAVQSKAQQLLDVDAGVSASIEGARQARQFGYGGFGGFPGGGYGGFPGGGYGGYGGYGGYGRYGGYGGYGGYGGYGGHRHGHRGGFFG, from the coding sequence ATGCGAGGAATCGCTATCGTTTTCTTAGCCTTTTTGGCTTATTCGAGCGCTTATCCGCTAGAGGAGCAACAGGTCAGTGTTCTAGTACCTGAAAGTTCGCTACAAGTGGAAGCTTCCGAAAAGGATGCAGTAGTACCCGACGCATCCGAAATTGTACAAATTGTAGCCGTGCCGGTAGCAGAAGCAGTGCAATCAAAGGCTCAGCAACTTTTGGATGTTGATGCGGGCGTTTCGGCAAGCATTGAAGGAGCTCGTCAAGCACGTCAGTTCGGTTATGGCGGATTCGGCGGCTTTCCCGGCGGAGGTTATGGCGGCTTTCCCGGCGGTGGTTATGGTGGCTACGGCGGATATGGTGGCTACGGTAGATATGGTGGCTACGGAGGTTATGGCGGCTACGGAGGCTACGGAGGCCATCGACATGGTCATCGTGGTGGAttttttggctaa
- the LOC126751497 gene encoding uncharacterized protein LOC126751497 has product MKRFLILVASALLLVQFSRALPHVKRESDDQLSTSELQNAQEQLMTSTFSEIGKLYKWILEDGSVVVNNAVKELNEIAVKDDLLQANITRMSKIGTEISQFKLESDDKSVTKLLEYMASFSTMIDDYEHMPNDSKLKITLKTALDNNGYNKFEDEFEMRVLELFKNFDHAYAEYVNTLTTEEKEKQSRFLQWHEAFTAETDNGKKLEKFDELFV; this is encoded by the exons ATGAAACGTTTCTTAATTCTCGTCGCTAGCGCTTTGTTGTTGGTGCAG TTCTCTCGAGCATTGCCGCATGTGAAACGTGAGTCCGACGATCAATTGTCCACCTCTGAACTACAGAACGCTCAAGAGCAACTGATGACTTCTACTTTTAGCGAAATAGGTAAACTATACAAATGGATACTCGAGGATGGCAGCGTAGTCGTCAATAACGCTGTTAAGGAACTCAATGAAATTGCAGTCAAAGATGATCTATTACAAGCGAATATCACACGGATGTCTAAAATCGGAACAGAGATTTCTCAATTCAAACTGGAATCGGACGATAAGAGCGTTACAAAACTTTTGGAATACATGGCTAGTTTCTCTACAATGATAGACGATTATGAGCACATGCCCAACGATTCGAAATTGAAAATCACTCTAAAGACAGCTTTAGATAATAACGGATACAATAAATTCGAGGACGAATTCGAAATGCGAGTCCTGGAGTTGTTTAAGAATTTCGACCATGCATATGCGGAATATGTGAACACTTTGACGACCGAAGAAAAGGAAAAGCAAAGCAGATTCCTTCAATGGCATGAAGCATTTACAGCTGAAACCGACAATGGAAAGAAACTTGAAAAGTTTGACGAACTGTTTGTTTAA